AAAAAAGAGAAATTTTCATTTGCTAAATCTGCATAATAAGTGTTAAATAATAGTAATAGATATAATATAATGTCAACATACACATAAATTAATTGCTTAACTTAAACATATATCATTTTGTCAAAGTTTGTTTGTAATACAGAGGAGGGTTAATATGGATTATGCGCATTTAAATTTAGAACATTTTTTCTCTAGGCACGATGACTTAGATATTATTAAAGATAAATCAGATTTTGTAATGATTAATAACATGACTAACGAAATGTTTTATCGAGATGGAGAAATTGAAGGTTCCATCGATTTGAACAGCTACTATTATAAAAATAGATCGCAAGCAGTAAGCTTTATAATGATGGACTACAATAAAAGTCAAGAGTAATGAAATTAAAATTTCATTACTTTTTTTATGAATTTGTAACAACGTTTGTATTAAATTGTGCATTGCTATCATAAGTGTTAAACTCTATTAGCAGATGTAGAAATTAACTATAAATCAATTAAAACCTAAGAGGTGTAGAAATGAAAAAGCATAAAAAGGGCGCTCTATTATCAATAATTGGATTATTGATAATCTTAGGTATTGTTGCATGTATAGTCTTTTCAATGGTTTCAGATCAAATATTTTTCAAAGAAGTTAAACAGCAAGAAAAAGTTGAAAATTTAAAAGTTACTTTAGAAAAGGCTTCAAAAAAACAAATACATAATTATACAAGTCAGCAAGTATCTAGTAAGGACAATAAATCTTGGCGTGATGCGTCTTCAACAGAAATTAAAAGTGCCATGGACAGTAAAAAATTTATTGATAGTGATACTCAAAAATATCAATTTTTAGAATTGGATAAGTATCAAGGTATTGATGAAAATAGAATTAAACGCATGTTGATTGATAATCCAATGTTATTAAATCACACAAATGATTTTATTAAAGCAGCCAAAGATAAACATGTGAATGAAGTATATTTAATTTCTCACGCTATTTTAGAAACGGGTTCGGCAAACAGTGAATTAGCTAGCGGTGTAGAAATTGATGGTAAGAAATATTACAACTTCTTCGGTGTTGGGGCACTAGACAAAGAACCAGTGAAAACAGGATCGGAATATGCTAAAAAACACGGTTGGGATTCACCAGAAAAAGCAATTGAAGGTGGCGCAGCTTTCATACATGATCATTTCTTATCTAAGAAAGATCAAAATACACTGTATAGTATGAGATGGAATCCTCAAAACCCAGGTGAACATCAATATGCAACAGACATTAAATGGGCTGAAAGCAATGCTAGCCTAATGGCACACTTTTATAAAAATATGAAGACTGAAGGTAAATATTATAAATATTTCGTCTATAAAGATGATAAAAAGCATCAAGACGAAGATAAATAATAATTTATATATTATATAGCTGAGGGTAACCATTCGTTATTTGGTTATCCTCTGTTTTGTTATAATTACCCAATAAAAAGATTGTTCAAATGCGTTGGATTTGAACAATCTTTTTAAATTATTTTGCTTTATTTTTATTATTAATTAACGCAAATAGTAGTAAGGTAGAAATGAATACTTTAATAATAAATTTCATTTATTTCACATCCCTTATAGATGATTTTAATTTATATTTAAGTACTATTTTTTATCAAAGTAATGATGTTTTTCTAAAAATTGTTGTGCAACTAATGCAGGTTCGGTTCCTTTGCCATCGGCTTCGTAGTTTAACTTTTGCATTTCTTCTGTAGAAACTTCACTTTCTAAATCTTTGATAGACTGTTTCACACCTGGATGTTTGTTTAATAAACTATTTGTTGCTAGTGGACTAGCATCATATGGTGGGAAGAATTTTCTATCATCTTTTAACACTTTTAAATGATAAGCAGAAATTCTACCATCTGTAGTATAACCTAAGGCGACATCCAGTTTTTTATTTTTCAATGCATCATAAACTAGACCAATTTGCATCGGTTTTAGTTGTTTAAATCCAAAGCCGTAATATGATTTGAATGGCCCATAACCATCACCGCCACGCTTAATCCATGTCGTATCCGTACCAACTTTGACATCGTCTTTAATTTTTTTTAAATCAGAAACTTTATGTAAATTATATTTTTTTGCAGTTTCCTGAGTTACCATAAAAGCAAATGTGTTTTCAAACCCATAAGAATTAAAGAATGTTTGATTAAACTTCTTTTTGAACAATGTTTGAGTTAAATCCATTGCGCTTTTAGAATCTCGAACCGGCTTATGATTTAGAGCACCTATAAGGTCTGTACCTGTATAACGTGTACTTGATACTTCTGCATTTCCATTAATGATAGCATTATGTTCTATAGATGCAGAACCTAAATTATTAATAATAGAGGCAGTGTATTTACCATTTGAATCATGTTCAATCTTATCTTTTAACATATAAGCCATTATTTGTGACTCACTTGTTGCTAGGGCAGTGATCTTTATATCTTTCTTAGATTGACCGCCGTTGAGTCCGGGTAAATCACAACCAGCTAAAAAAATTGAGCAAAATATTAGGAACAAAGTAAAACATTTAAAAACTTTCATAATTCAACCTCTTAACTAATAAATTTTGTTGAAATAGTCTGTTTATTAATTTAATCACTCATATAGAATATCATACATTAAAAAAATTTTTTAACTTTTAATAAATTATTCTGTTAGTAAATGATATTATAGATGTAGTATCTTAAAAATAAGTAATTAACATTGTTATGAGGTGTATGAATGAGAATAGCAATAGTAGGTGCTGGTACAGCAGGAGTAACGTTATTAAAAGAAATAGTGAAATATGAAGAATTTAAAGATATAAATATTGATATATATGATAATGCTGTCAATATGGGGCAAGGTGTACCATTTCAAAATGATAGCGATCAACTATTAATTAATTTACCCGCAAGACAAATGTCTATAAATTTAGATAATCCACAAGAATTCTTTGAATGGTATGAACAACAAAAAGAATTTAAATATATGAATCCGGAATATTTACCGCGTTTTATATTCGGACATTATATGAAATCCTATCTAAATAAGTATCATAATGAATATAGCAATATTTCTTTAATATCAAAGGAAGTTAAAGAAATTTTTATCGAATCAAACATAGGTGAAACGGCACTCAAATATAATATTTGCACTTCTGACGATATAAATTCTTGTCGTATATATGATTGTGTATTTTTGACTATTGGTACGCTTTCTTACCATGACCCGTACAATCTAAAGGGGATTAAAGGATATATACAATCTCCATATCCAACTTATAATACTTTAGATGAAGTTGATGACACTGACAGTATTGCGGTTATAGGTACCGGGCTAGCTAGTTTAGATGTAATCAGATATGTGACAGAACATCATCCAAATTTACCTATCACTGTTACAAGTAGAAGAGGTATATTGCCACGCGTGAGAGGCAATATGCCGGAGCTTGAATTTAAATATCTGACGCCACATAAATTTAATGAACTGAAACGACAACATTTTGGGACAGTGCCACTTGAAGAAGCAATGAAGCTGTTTGATTTGGAGTGCCAATATTATAATATTCAAGTCGAAAAAATGTTGGATGTTAATCTACACAATCACATCGAACAATTAGAATTTGATTTAAATCATCCGGATGAATTGGGTATATTTCAAAGTTTATTAGAAGGCATTAAAGAAAATATGAATTGGATTTGGAATAGTTTCTCTAGAGCTGATCAGATAGAATTTTTAAATAAATATCAACGTATTTTAAAAGCTAATTCAAATCCTATGCCACCAAGAACTGCAGAATTAATTATACATGGAATTAAAAATAACTTGATAAACATTAAGCCTAATTTGAAAAATGTAACATACGACAAAGATAAATTTAATTTCCAATTTGATGATGCACAGCACACACTTGAACAATATGATGTTGTAATTAACGCAACAGGTTCAAAGACACATCTAGCAGACTTAGATGCAGATGATCAACTGGTTATTAATTTAGAAAACAGACAATTAATTCAAGCGCATCCGCTAGGTGGTATTCAAATCATACCCGAGACTAATCAAGTAATTAGCCCAAGATATGGTACGTTAAACGATGTATATGCATTGGGGCAACTAACTAATGGGATTAATCAATCAAGAAATGGTGTTATGATGATTGTTAAACAAGCTGTTGGGGTAGTAAAACAGTTGTTTAAGCATTAATAAGCATCGAATTGTTGATAGAAATGTATGACGTAAAATTTAGGAAATTAAAATTTTAATCCTGACTTAATTCATATGGATTGTATTTGTGTAATAAATATAGTATTATGATTTTGTAACTTAAATGTAGGTTACATGACTCAATCGTTAATTAAAATTTCATAGTAAATTCTTTCGGGGCAAGGTGTAATTCCTAACCGGCAGTATATAAGCCTGCGACCCATAAATATTGTTTTTATTTATGGCTGATCTAGTTTGATTCTAGAGCCGACAGTTAAAGTCTGGATGGGAGAAAGAATGATATATAACAACACTCTCGTAGTGTTTATTTTGAGCTACTTTTAAATTGGATAAGTATGCTTATTTAAAGTTATAAACAAATTCCCACACCTGAAAATTATCTTTTTAGGTGTGTTTTTATTTTAATGAGGTGATTTTTTGAGTCAATTTTTAAAATATGCAGTTGACTTAGCCAAAATGGTAGATGGTCAAACTGGTATTAATCCGCCAGTTGGTGCGGTAGTTGTTAAAGACGGTCGTATCGTCGGACTAGGTGCACACTTAAAACATGGCGATAAACATGCAGAAGTACAAGCATTAGAAATGGCGCAGGACAAAGCTCAGGGAGCAACAATTTACGTTTCACTCGAGCCATGTTCTCACCATGGATCTACGCCACCTTGTGTCGATAAAATTATCGAATATGGTATTAAAAAAGTCGTATATGCAGTAAAAGATACTACTTTAATGTCTGATAGTGACGACATATTAATGGCGGCAGATATAGATGTAGAATTTAGTTATAATGAAGAAGCAGCACAATTATGTAATGACTTTTTCAAAGCTAAAAAGCATGCCAAACCTGAAATTACAGTAAAAGTCTCATGTAG
The genomic region above belongs to Staphylococcus durrellii and contains:
- a CDS encoding N-acetylglucosaminidase, translated to MKKHKKGALLSIIGLLIILGIVACIVFSMVSDQIFFKEVKQQEKVENLKVTLEKASKKQIHNYTSQQVSSKDNKSWRDASSTEIKSAMDSKKFIDSDTQKYQFLELDKYQGIDENRIKRMLIDNPMLLNHTNDFIKAAKDKHVNEVYLISHAILETGSANSELASGVEIDGKKYYNFFGVGALDKEPVKTGSEYAKKHGWDSPEKAIEGGAAFIHDHFLSKKDQNTLYSMRWNPQNPGEHQYATDIKWAESNASLMAHFYKNMKTEGKYYKYFVYKDDKKHQDEDK
- a CDS encoding FAD/NAD(P)-binding protein, which encodes MRIAIVGAGTAGVTLLKEIVKYEEFKDINIDIYDNAVNMGQGVPFQNDSDQLLINLPARQMSINLDNPQEFFEWYEQQKEFKYMNPEYLPRFIFGHYMKSYLNKYHNEYSNISLISKEVKEIFIESNIGETALKYNICTSDDINSCRIYDCVFLTIGTLSYHDPYNLKGIKGYIQSPYPTYNTLDEVDDTDSIAVIGTGLASLDVIRYVTEHHPNLPITVTSRRGILPRVRGNMPELEFKYLTPHKFNELKRQHFGTVPLEEAMKLFDLECQYYNIQVEKMLDVNLHNHIEQLEFDLNHPDELGIFQSLLEGIKENMNWIWNSFSRADQIEFLNKYQRILKANSNPMPPRTAELIIHGIKNNLINIKPNLKNVTYDKDKFNFQFDDAQHTLEQYDVVINATGSKTHLADLDADDQLVINLENRQLIQAHPLGGIQIIPETNQVISPRYGTLNDVYALGQLTNGINQSRNGVMMIVKQAVGVVKQLFKH
- a CDS encoding osmoprotectant ABC transporter substrate-binding protein translates to MKVFKCFTLFLIFCSIFLAGCDLPGLNGGQSKKDIKITALATSESQIMAYMLKDKIEHDSNGKYTASIINNLGSASIEHNAIINGNAEVSSTRYTGTDLIGALNHKPVRDSKSAMDLTQTLFKKKFNQTFFNSYGFENTFAFMVTQETAKKYNLHKVSDLKKIKDDVKVGTDTTWIKRGGDGYGPFKSYYGFGFKQLKPMQIGLVYDALKNKKLDVALGYTTDGRISAYHLKVLKDDRKFFPPYDASPLATNSLLNKHPGVKQSIKDLESEVSTEEMQKLNYEADGKGTEPALVAQQFLEKHHYFDKK